A single region of the Stenotrophomonas sp. Marseille-Q4652 genome encodes:
- the rimM gene encoding ribosome maturation factor RimM (Essential for efficient processing of 16S rRNA), whose amino-acid sequence MKDTERRILLGRVTGAFGVRGEAKLESWTEPRTSIFRYQPWILRSPSGQETEMTGARGRDSGKHLVATLPCVTDRDVVEAMRGTEIYVPRSALPPPRPDEYYWVDLEGLQVQTVEGVSLGRVSHLFSTGSNDVMSVVGDRERLVPFVQPDFVKSVDFDADLIVVDWDPEF is encoded by the coding sequence GATCCTGCTGGGCAGGGTGACCGGCGCTTTTGGTGTCCGGGGCGAGGCCAAGCTCGAGTCCTGGACCGAACCACGCACCTCGATCTTCCGCTACCAGCCGTGGATCCTGCGCAGTCCCTCCGGGCAGGAAACCGAAATGACCGGCGCCCGTGGCCGCGATTCGGGCAAGCACCTGGTGGCGACGCTGCCGTGCGTGACCGACCGCGACGTGGTCGAGGCCATGCGCGGCACCGAGATCTACGTGCCGCGCAGCGCGCTGCCGCCGCCAAGGCCGGACGAATACTACTGGGTCGATCTGGAAGGCCTGCAGGTGCAGACCGTCGAGGGCGTGTCCCTGGGCCGGGTGTCGCACCTGTTCTCCACCGGCTCCAACGACGTGATGTCCGTGGTCGGTGACCGCGAGCGGCTGGTGCCGTTCGTGCAGCCGGATTTCGTCAAGTCGGTGGATTTCGACGCCGACCTGATCGTGGTCGACTGGGACCCCGAGTTCTAG
- the trmD gene encoding tRNA (guanosine(37)-N1)-methyltransferase TrmD: MRIDVITLFPDFLAQSAALGVVGRAQERGLMSLHGWNPRDYAEGNYRRVDDRPFGGGPGMVMLIEPLQACLEAVRAADPQPAPVIYLSPQGKPLTQARVRELAALPRMILLCGRYEGVDERFLASAVDEEISIGDYVLSGGELGAAVIVDAVTRLQEGALNDAESAVQDSFEGDGLLDCPHYSQPASHPLGDVPDVLRSGNHAAIARWRRQQSLLRTAQRRPDLLDESSLSKADKALLAEARKDPRP; the protein is encoded by the coding sequence ATGCGCATCGACGTCATCACCCTGTTTCCCGACTTCCTGGCCCAGTCCGCTGCGCTGGGCGTGGTCGGCCGTGCGCAGGAGCGCGGGCTGATGTCGCTGCACGGCTGGAATCCGCGCGATTACGCCGAGGGCAACTATCGCCGCGTCGACGACCGTCCCTTCGGCGGCGGCCCCGGCATGGTGATGCTGATCGAGCCGCTGCAGGCCTGCCTGGAGGCGGTACGCGCCGCCGACCCGCAGCCGGCACCGGTGATCTACCTCAGTCCGCAGGGCAAGCCGCTGACCCAGGCCAGGGTCCGGGAGCTGGCCGCGCTGCCGCGGATGATCCTGCTGTGCGGGCGCTACGAGGGCGTGGACGAGCGCTTCCTGGCCTCGGCGGTGGATGAGGAGATCTCCATCGGCGACTACGTGCTGTCCGGCGGCGAGCTGGGCGCGGCGGTGATCGTCGACGCAGTCACCCGGTTGCAGGAAGGTGCCCTCAACGATGCCGAATCCGCGGTGCAGGACAGCTTCGAAGGCGACGGCCTGCTCGACTGCCCCCACTACAGCCAGCCGGCCAGCCATCCGCTGGGTGACGTGCCGGACGTGCTGCGCTCGGGCAACCACGCCGCGATCGCCCGCTGGCGCCGGCAGCAGTCCCTGCTGCGCACGGCGCAGCGGCGCCCGGACCTGCTCGACGAGAGCTCCCTGTCCAAGGCCGACAAGGCCCTGCTGGCCGAGGCCCGCAAGGATCCGCGCCCCTAG
- a CDS encoding S4 domain-containing protein, translated as MTEAADTTPVAIRLDVWLWAARFFRTRSLAKQAVETGKVEVDGQRPKVSRSVRIGDALRIVRGDDVFEVSVRGLSDSRGPAAVAQALYEESAASREARELARKQRMAARTGYQPPEHKPDKRARRLIRALGDIDAL; from the coding sequence ATGACTGAAGCAGCGGACACCACCCCGGTCGCGATCCGCCTGGACGTCTGGTTGTGGGCGGCACGCTTTTTCCGTACCCGCAGCCTGGCCAAGCAGGCGGTGGAGACGGGCAAGGTCGAGGTGGACGGACAACGGCCCAAGGTCTCGCGCTCGGTGCGCATCGGCGATGCGCTGCGCATCGTGCGCGGCGATGACGTGTTCGAGGTCAGCGTGCGTGGGCTCAGCGACAGCCGCGGCCCTGCAGCGGTGGCACAGGCGTTGTACGAGGAAAGCGCGGCCTCCCGCGAAGCCCGCGAGCTGGCCCGCAAGCAGCGCATGGCCGCGCGCACCGGCTACCAGCCGCCCGAGCACAAGCCGGACAAGCGTGCGCGCCGGCTGATCCGCGCACTGGGCGACATCGACGCGCTGTAA
- a CDS encoding glutathione S-transferase family protein, with product MSKTLTFYTHPQSRARITRWMLEETGLPYEEVVLDFGTTMKSPDYLQLNPMGKVPAIRHGDVVVTENAAVCAYLAELVPEKQLAPPPGSPERGAYYRWLFFLAGPVEALLTARHAGALAPAMSAGYGTEEDVLRTLEQAVSGRQYLAGGHFTTADLLMAAFLGYYMMTGLIEKRPAFVEYAQRHAQRPAALAANARDEALAQARQPGQAASA from the coding sequence ATGAGCAAGACGCTGACCTTCTACACACACCCGCAGTCGCGTGCCCGCATCACCCGCTGGATGCTGGAGGAAACCGGATTGCCGTACGAGGAGGTGGTCCTCGATTTCGGCACCACGATGAAGTCGCCCGACTACCTCCAGCTCAATCCGATGGGCAAGGTGCCGGCGATCCGCCATGGCGACGTGGTGGTGACCGAGAACGCCGCGGTGTGTGCCTATCTGGCCGAACTGGTGCCGGAGAAGCAGCTGGCGCCACCGCCCGGCTCCCCGGAGCGCGGTGCGTATTACCGCTGGCTGTTCTTCCTCGCCGGTCCCGTGGAGGCATTGCTGACCGCCAGGCATGCCGGCGCGCTGGCTCCGGCGATGTCGGCAGGCTACGGCACCGAGGAAGACGTGCTGCGAACCCTGGAGCAGGCCGTGTCCGGACGCCAGTACCTGGCAGGCGGGCATTTCACTACAGCCGACCTGCTGATGGCCGCGTTCCTCGGCTACTACATGATGACTGGGCTGATCGAGAAGCGGCCGGCATTCGTGGAATATGCCCAACGCCATGCGCAGCGCCCGGCCGCGCTCGCGGCCAATGCGCGCGACGAGGCGCTGGCGCAGGCTCGGCAACCGGGGCAAGCCGCCAGCGCCTGA
- the katG gene encoding catalase/peroxidase HPI, which produces MSTEAKCPFPHAAAGGGTTNQHWWPNQLRLDLLNQHSERSNPLGKDFNYREEFRKLDYAGLKKDLLELMTNSQEWWPADFGSYAGLMIRMAWHSAGTYRSGDGRGGGGRGQQRFAPLNSWPDNVSLDKARRLLWPIKQKYGQKISWADLMILAGNVALESAGFRTFGFSGGREDVWEPDMDVYWGRETTWLGGDERYAHGSEGVVKPGEAAVLSADDDAGGKVHSRKLENPLAAAQMGLIYVNPEGPDGNPDPLLAAHDIRDTFARMGMNDEETVALIAGGHTIGKTHGAGPAENVGAEPEAGDLELQGLGWANKFGTGKGADTITSGLEVTWTSTPAQWGNDFFKFLFDFEWELTRSPAGAHQWVAKDAEAFIPGPTPDSPKRKPTMLTTDLSLRVDPIYEKISRRFRDDPQAFATAYARVWFKLTHRDMGPKARYIGPEVPNEDLIWQDPLPRPLHNPSPADIAEAKAKIAASGLSVGDLVSVAWASASTFRGGDKRGGANGARLRLDPQRGWQVNQRAVQVLPRLEEIQKGSNLSLADIIVLAGNVGVEKAATSAGFPTEVPFTPGRVDALQEQTDVESFSFMEPFADGFRNYLKSASEVPAEHLLVDKAQLLTLTAPEMTALVGGLRVLDANWDGGKAGVLTDRPGTLSTDFFVNLLDMATEWKPAGRNLFDGLDRKTGAKKYTGTRVDLVFGSNSVLRALAEVYAQADGAEKFVKDFVAAWVKVMELDRFDLR; this is translated from the coding sequence ATGAGCACCGAAGCCAAGTGCCCGTTCCCCCATGCCGCCGCCGGCGGCGGCACCACCAACCAGCACTGGTGGCCGAACCAGCTGCGCCTTGACCTGCTCAACCAGCATTCGGAGCGCTCCAATCCGCTCGGCAAGGACTTCAACTACCGCGAGGAATTCAGGAAGCTCGACTACGCCGGGCTGAAGAAGGACCTGCTGGAACTGATGACCAACTCCCAGGAATGGTGGCCGGCCGACTTCGGCAGCTATGCCGGCCTGATGATCCGCATGGCCTGGCACAGCGCCGGCACCTATCGCAGCGGTGATGGCCGTGGCGGCGGCGGCCGTGGCCAGCAGCGCTTCGCCCCGCTCAACTCGTGGCCGGACAACGTCAGCCTGGACAAGGCGCGCCGGCTGCTGTGGCCGATCAAGCAGAAGTACGGCCAGAAGATCTCCTGGGCCGACCTGATGATCCTGGCGGGCAACGTCGCGCTGGAATCGGCGGGTTTCCGCACCTTCGGCTTCTCCGGCGGCCGCGAGGACGTGTGGGAACCGGACATGGACGTGTACTGGGGCCGCGAGACCACCTGGCTGGGTGGCGACGAACGCTATGCGCATGGCTCCGAGGGCGTGGTCAAACCGGGCGAGGCCGCCGTGCTGTCGGCCGACGACGATGCCGGCGGCAAGGTCCACAGCCGCAAGCTGGAGAATCCGCTGGCCGCGGCGCAGATGGGCCTGATCTACGTCAATCCGGAAGGCCCGGATGGCAACCCCGACCCGCTGCTGGCCGCCCATGACATCCGCGACACCTTCGCGCGCATGGGCATGAACGACGAGGAGACCGTCGCCCTGATCGCCGGTGGCCACACCATCGGCAAGACCCACGGCGCCGGCCCGGCCGAGAACGTGGGTGCCGAACCGGAAGCAGGCGACCTCGAGCTGCAGGGGCTGGGCTGGGCCAACAAGTTCGGTACCGGCAAGGGTGCCGATACCATCACCTCCGGCCTGGAAGTGACCTGGACCAGCACCCCGGCGCAGTGGGGCAACGACTTCTTCAAGTTCCTGTTCGACTTCGAGTGGGAGCTGACCCGATCGCCGGCCGGCGCGCACCAGTGGGTGGCCAAGGACGCCGAGGCGTTCATTCCGGGCCCGACCCCGGATTCGCCCAAGCGCAAGCCGACCATGCTCACCACCGACCTGTCGCTGCGCGTGGATCCGATCTACGAAAAAATCTCGCGCCGCTTCCGCGACGACCCGCAGGCCTTCGCCACGGCCTATGCGCGTGTCTGGTTCAAGCTGACCCACCGCGACATGGGCCCAAAGGCACGTTACATCGGCCCGGAAGTGCCCAACGAGGACCTGATCTGGCAGGACCCGCTGCCGCGCCCGCTGCACAATCCGTCCCCGGCCGACATCGCCGAGGCCAAGGCGAAGATCGCCGCCTCGGGCCTGTCGGTGGGTGACCTGGTGTCGGTGGCCTGGGCCTCGGCGTCGACCTTCCGCGGCGGCGACAAACGGGGCGGCGCCAACGGTGCGCGCCTGCGTCTGGATCCGCAGCGCGGCTGGCAGGTCAACCAGCGCGCTGTGCAGGTGCTGCCCAGGCTCGAGGAGATCCAGAAGGGCTCGAACCTGTCGTTGGCCGACATCATCGTGCTGGCCGGCAACGTCGGCGTCGAGAAGGCCGCCACCTCGGCCGGCTTCCCGACCGAAGTGCCGTTCACCCCGGGCCGCGTGGATGCGCTGCAGGAACAGACCGACGTCGAATCCTTCAGCTTCATGGAGCCGTTCGCCGATGGTTTCCGCAACTACCTCAAGTCCGCCTCCGAGGTGCCGGCCGAGCACCTGCTGGTCGACAAGGCCCAGCTGCTGACCCTGACCGCACCGGAGATGACCGCCCTGGTCGGTGGCCTGCGCGTGCTGGATGCCAACTGGGACGGCGGCAAGGCCGGTGTGCTGACCGACCGTCCGGGCACGCTGAGCACGGACTTCTTCGTCAACCTGCTGGACATGGCCACCGAGTGGAAGCCGGCCGGCCGCAACCTGTTCGACGGCCTGGACCGCAAGACCGGCGCCAAGAAGTACACCGGCACCCGCGTGGACCTGGTGTTCGGCTCCAACTCGGTATTGCGCGCCCTCGCCGAGGTCTACGCACAGGCCGATGGCGCGGAGAAGTTCGTCAAAGACTTCGTCGCCGCCTGGGTCAAGGTGATGGAGCTGGACCGCTTCGACCTGCGCTGA
- the rplS gene encoding 50S ribosomal protein L19 — MSKLNKSIVAEFESAQITRELPKFSQGDTVVVNVKVKEGNRERIQAYEGVVIGTKNAGLNSSFTVRKISHGYGVERVFQTHSSIIDSVEVKRRGKVRSGKLYYLRGLEGKAARIKEDLAAAAQAKAARLAAK, encoded by the coding sequence ATGAGCAAGCTGAACAAATCCATCGTCGCGGAATTCGAATCCGCCCAGATCACCCGCGAACTGCCGAAGTTCAGCCAGGGCGACACCGTCGTGGTGAACGTCAAGGTGAAGGAAGGCAACCGCGAGCGTATCCAGGCCTATGAAGGCGTGGTGATCGGCACCAAGAACGCCGGCCTGAACTCCTCGTTCACCGTCCGCAAGATCTCGCACGGCTACGGCGTCGAGCGCGTGTTCCAGACCCACAGCTCGATCATCGACTCGGTCGAAGTCAAGCGCCGCGGCAAGGTCCGCTCGGGCAAGCTGTACTACCTGCGTGGCCTGGAAGGCAAGGCTGCCCGCATCAAGGAAGACCTGGCTGCCGCTGCGCAGGCCAAGGCTGCCCGTCTGGCTGCCAAGTAA
- a CDS encoding DUF937 domain-containing protein codes for MNTSSLAASLFEQLQQEGLGPVSQKLGIDESQARQAIGTAVPLLLAAMGSNASSPQGAQSLLNALQRDHAPAADRPPPGLGQLLDTVLGGGAGKAGDGTGILGHVFGNQTPQAAQVLGRQAGLDSGKASQLLAVLAPIVMAFLARRFAQQGNANELRDTLGQESRQLGLGGGGMGDLLGGLLDQDGNGRLDAGDLLKLGAGLLGKR; via the coding sequence GTGAATACGTCCTCGCTTGCCGCCAGCCTGTTCGAGCAACTGCAACAGGAGGGCCTCGGCCCGGTGTCGCAGAAACTAGGAATCGACGAATCCCAGGCCCGCCAGGCCATTGGCACGGCGGTGCCGCTGCTGCTGGCGGCGATGGGCAGCAATGCCAGCTCCCCACAGGGCGCCCAGTCCCTGCTCAACGCCCTGCAGCGCGACCACGCCCCTGCCGCGGACCGGCCGCCGCCCGGGCTTGGCCAGTTGCTGGACACTGTGCTCGGTGGCGGTGCCGGCAAGGCCGGCGATGGCACGGGCATCCTCGGCCACGTCTTCGGCAACCAGACGCCCCAGGCCGCCCAGGTGCTGGGCCGACAGGCCGGCCTGGACAGCGGCAAGGCTTCGCAGCTGCTCGCGGTGCTGGCGCCCATCGTGATGGCCTTCCTTGCCCGGCGCTTCGCCCAGCAGGGCAACGCCAACGAACTTCGCGACACGCTGGGCCAGGAGAGCCGCCAGCTTGGGCTGGGCGGTGGCGGCATGGGCGACCTGCTTGGCGGTCTGCTCGACCAGGACGGCAATGGCCGGCTGGATGCCGGCGACCTGTTGAAGCTCGGCGCCGGCCTTCTCGGCAAACGATAA
- a CDS encoding MATE family efflux transporter, with amino-acid sequence MAATAPSRSLTEGPIGRNLLLFSLPILAGNIAQSLNGSVNAIWVGRFLGEAALTATANANNIMFFLIGSVFGIGMAASILIGQSIGARDIGQARRIMGSSATFFIGISVLIAIAGQFVSHRLLLAMGTPEASLEMADAYLRVIFLAMPLLYAFAFFSAALRGAGDARTPFRFLLLSVGLDIVLNPLLIFGYGPLPERGVAGSAWATLVSQATALLAMALYLRHKRHVLWLGRVDMHLFLPDWTIIRTLVVKGVPMGLQMVLISLAMIMMMSLVNHYGTDTAAAYGASMQLWTYVQMPAMAIGAACSTMAAQNVGAGHWPRVEATTRYGVVFNFLLTGVLIAPIILLDRWTLALFLPGGSASLDIARHLNHIAVWSFLFFGVNFVVSGVVRSTGAVMVPLLILAVTMWGIRVPFARWLQPSLGVDAIWWSFPVSALLAMLMSLAYYRWGRWREAHMLPAQHHEVATPAEVPASPPSPVADPAPDLAGETMDHPATPARGR; translated from the coding sequence ATGGCTGCCACCGCTCCTTCCCGATCGCTCACCGAAGGCCCGATCGGCCGCAACCTGCTGCTGTTCTCGCTACCCATCCTTGCCGGCAACATCGCCCAGTCGCTCAATGGCTCGGTCAACGCGATCTGGGTCGGCCGCTTCCTTGGCGAGGCCGCGCTCACCGCCACGGCCAACGCCAACAACATCATGTTCTTCCTGATCGGTTCGGTGTTCGGCATCGGCATGGCCGCCTCGATCCTGATCGGCCAGTCGATCGGCGCCCGCGACATCGGCCAGGCGCGGCGGATCATGGGTTCCAGCGCGACGTTCTTCATCGGGATCTCGGTGCTGATCGCCATTGCCGGACAGTTCGTCTCCCACCGGCTGCTGCTGGCGATGGGCACGCCGGAGGCCTCGCTGGAAATGGCCGACGCCTACCTGCGGGTGATCTTCCTGGCGATGCCGCTGCTGTATGCCTTCGCCTTCTTCAGCGCCGCGTTGCGGGGTGCCGGCGATGCACGCACGCCGTTCCGCTTCCTGCTCCTGTCGGTCGGGCTGGATATCGTGCTCAACCCATTGCTGATCTTCGGCTACGGCCCGCTGCCGGAGCGGGGCGTAGCCGGCTCGGCGTGGGCAACGCTGGTGTCGCAGGCCACCGCCCTGCTGGCCATGGCCCTGTACCTGCGCCACAAGCGCCATGTGCTGTGGCTGGGCCGGGTGGACATGCACCTGTTCCTGCCGGACTGGACGATCATCCGCACGCTGGTGGTCAAGGGCGTGCCGATGGGCCTGCAGATGGTGCTGATCTCGCTGGCGATGATCATGATGATGAGCCTGGTCAACCACTACGGCACCGACACCGCCGCCGCCTACGGCGCCTCGATGCAGTTGTGGACCTACGTGCAGATGCCGGCAATGGCCATTGGCGCGGCGTGCTCGACCATGGCCGCGCAGAACGTGGGCGCCGGCCACTGGCCGCGCGTGGAAGCGACCACCCGCTACGGCGTGGTCTTCAACTTCCTGCTGACCGGTGTACTGATCGCGCCGATCATCCTGCTCGACCGCTGGACGCTTGCGCTGTTCCTGCCCGGCGGCAGCGCCTCGCTGGACATTGCCCGCCATCTCAACCACATCGCGGTGTGGTCGTTCCTGTTCTTCGGGGTGAACTTCGTGGTGTCCGGCGTGGTGCGCTCCACCGGTGCGGTGATGGTGCCGTTGCTGATCCTGGCAGTGACGATGTGGGGCATCCGCGTGCCGTTTGCCCGCTGGCTGCAGCCCAGCCTCGGCGTCGATGCGATCTGGTGGAGCTTCCCGGTCAGCGCGCTGCTGGCAATGCTGATGTCGCTGGCCTATTACCGCTGGGGCCGCTGGCGCGAGGCGCACATGTTGCCTGCCCAGCACCATGAGGTGGCGACGCCCGCTGAAGTGCCGGCCAGCCCGCCCTCCCCGGTCGCCGATCCGGCCCCGGACCTGGCCGGGGAAACAATGGACCACCCGGCAACGCCGGCGCGCGGGCGCTGA
- a CDS encoding YafY family protein has product MSQRATRLLLLLDELRRRRTPVRGAQLAGQLGVSLRTLYRDIDVLRGQGADIGGDPGVGYLLRGGFLMPAMMFSAEELEAVVLGTRWVASHGDPELAAAAGNALDRIIGVLPGALRLQVETSGLFAPLWGGIQPEPWLPVLRRAIRDGHVVHIRYRDGEGRESERRIWPFAMAFLDQVRLLAAWCEQRGDFRHFRADRMLSLADTGECYPDQRHQLLRRWQQQRLRQHVE; this is encoded by the coding sequence ATGTCCCAGCGCGCCACCCGCCTGCTGCTCCTGCTGGACGAACTGCGACGGCGGCGAACGCCGGTGCGCGGCGCGCAACTGGCCGGACAGCTGGGGGTGAGCCTGCGCACGCTGTACCGGGATATCGACGTCCTGCGCGGGCAGGGCGCCGACATCGGCGGCGATCCCGGCGTGGGTTACCTGTTGCGTGGCGGCTTCCTGATGCCGGCGATGATGTTTTCAGCCGAGGAGCTGGAAGCGGTGGTGCTGGGCACCCGCTGGGTCGCGTCGCATGGTGATCCCGAACTGGCCGCAGCGGCCGGGAACGCACTGGATCGCATCATTGGCGTGCTGCCCGGTGCATTGCGCCTGCAGGTGGAAACCAGCGGCCTGTTCGCCCCGCTGTGGGGCGGGATACAGCCCGAGCCGTGGCTGCCGGTGCTGCGCCGCGCGATCCGCGACGGTCACGTGGTGCACATCCGCTATCGCGATGGCGAAGGCCGGGAAAGCGAGCGGCGGATCTGGCCGTTCGCAATGGCCTTCCTCGACCAGGTGCGGCTGCTCGCCGCATGGTGCGAGCAGCGCGGTGACTTCCGCCATTTCCGCGCCGACAGGATGCTCTCGCTGGCAGACACCGGCGAGTGCTATCCCGACCAGCGCCACCAGTTGCTGCGGCGATGGCAGCAGCAGCGGCTACGACAGCATGTCGAGTAA
- the mutS gene encoding DNA mismatch repair protein MutS translates to MKQFFAAKSEYPDLLLFFRMGDFYELFYDDARKAARLLDITLTQRGSSGGAPIPMAGVPVHAYEGYLARLVALGESVAICEQIGDPAASKGLVERKVVRIVTPGTVTDEALLDERRDTLLMAVARTRQGYGLAWADLAGGRFLVNEVETDDALEAELARLEPAELLVPDEEDWPGFLRQRSGVRRRAPWLFDADSGRRQLLAFFKLHDLSGFGIDDKPRATAAAGALLGYVEETQKQRLPHLTAIATETAGEAIAMNAATRRHLELDTRVDGDTRNTLLGVLDTTVTPMGGRLLRRWLHRPLRLREVLMQRHHAVATLVDRGADAELRESFRALGDIERILTRIALRSARPRDFSTLRDGLAMLPSVADVLAPLDSPRLAALRGELGSHEDSARLLASAVAEQPPLKLSDGGVIAEGFDAELDELRRLSTHADQFLIDLEAREREASGIPTLKVGYNRVHGYYIEISKGQADKAPVHYTRRQTLTNAERYITEELKGFEDKVLSARERSLTREKLLYEQLLDSLGAVLEPLKRCAAALSELDVLAAFAERAQALDWSQPELETAPCLKIERGRHPVVEAVREQPFEPNDLDLHPDRRMLVITGPNMGGKSTYMRQNALIVLLAHIGSFVPASRAVIGPIDRILTRIGAGDDLAKGQSTFMVEMAETSYILHHATSQSLVLMDEIGRGTSTYDGLALADAVARHLAYQNRCYTLFATHYFELTALADESFEGGPSGIANVHLDAVEHGESLVFMHAVKDGPANRSFGLQVAALAGLPKTTVAQARRRLAELEQRGGDSHAASVAPQALDAPQQFGLFAQASSAAQEALAAIEPDELTPKQALEALYRLKSLL, encoded by the coding sequence ATGAAGCAGTTCTTCGCGGCCAAGTCCGAATATCCGGACCTGCTGCTGTTCTTCCGCATGGGTGACTTCTACGAGCTGTTCTACGACGACGCCCGCAAGGCGGCGCGGCTGCTCGACATCACCCTGACCCAGCGCGGCAGTTCCGGCGGTGCGCCGATCCCGATGGCCGGCGTGCCGGTGCATGCCTACGAAGGCTACCTGGCGCGGCTGGTGGCGCTGGGTGAGTCGGTGGCGATCTGCGAGCAGATCGGCGATCCGGCCGCGTCCAAGGGTCTGGTCGAACGCAAGGTGGTGCGCATCGTCACCCCCGGCACGGTGACCGACGAGGCGCTGCTGGACGAGCGCCGCGACACCCTGCTGATGGCCGTGGCCCGCACCCGCCAGGGTTACGGCCTGGCCTGGGCCGACCTGGCCGGCGGCCGCTTCCTGGTCAACGAGGTCGAGACCGACGACGCGCTGGAAGCCGAGCTGGCGCGACTGGAACCGGCCGAGCTGCTGGTGCCCGACGAGGAGGACTGGCCAGGTTTCCTGCGCCAGCGCAGCGGCGTGCGCCGTCGCGCGCCGTGGCTGTTCGATGCCGACAGCGGCCGTCGCCAGCTGCTGGCCTTCTTCAAGCTGCATGACCTGTCCGGCTTCGGCATCGACGACAAGCCGCGCGCCACCGCTGCCGCCGGCGCGCTGCTGGGTTACGTCGAGGAAACGCAGAAGCAGCGCCTGCCCCACCTGACTGCCATCGCCACCGAAACCGCCGGCGAGGCGATCGCGATGAACGCCGCCACGCGCCGCCACCTCGAGCTGGACACGCGCGTGGATGGCGACACCCGCAACACCCTGCTCGGGGTGCTCGATACCACGGTGACACCGATGGGCGGGCGCCTGCTGCGGCGCTGGCTGCACCGCCCGCTGCGCCTGCGCGAGGTGCTGATGCAGCGCCACCACGCGGTGGCCACGCTGGTTGACCGCGGCGCCGATGCCGAGCTGCGCGAATCCTTCCGTGCGCTGGGCGACATCGAACGCATCCTCACCCGCATCGCCCTGCGTTCGGCACGCCCGCGTGACTTCTCCACCCTGCGCGATGGCCTGGCAATGCTGCCTTCGGTCGCCGACGTGCTGGCTCCGCTGGATTCGCCGCGGCTGGCCGCGCTGCGCGGCGAACTGGGGTCGCACGAGGACAGCGCGCGCCTGCTGGCCAGCGCGGTCGCCGAGCAGCCGCCGCTGAAGCTGTCCGATGGCGGCGTGATCGCCGAAGGCTTCGACGCCGAGCTCGACGAACTGCGCCGCCTGTCCACGCACGCCGACCAGTTCCTGATCGACCTGGAAGCGCGCGAGCGAGAGGCTAGCGGCATCCCGACCCTGAAGGTCGGCTACAACCGCGTGCACGGCTACTACATCGAGATCAGCAAGGGTCAGGCCGACAAGGCGCCGGTGCACTACACCCGCCGCCAGACCCTGACCAATGCCGAGCGCTACATCACCGAGGAGCTCAAGGGCTTCGAGGACAAGGTGCTGTCCGCGCGCGAGCGTTCGCTGACCCGCGAGAAGCTGCTGTACGAGCAGCTGCTCGACAGCCTGGGCGCAGTGCTGGAACCGCTCAAGCGCTGCGCCGCCGCGCTCAGCGAACTGGATGTGCTGGCCGCCTTCGCCGAACGCGCGCAGGCGCTGGACTGGTCGCAGCCGGAGCTGGAAACCGCGCCGTGCCTGAAGATCGAACGCGGCCGCCACCCGGTGGTGGAAGCGGTGCGCGAGCAGCCGTTCGAGCCCAATGACCTGGACCTGCACCCGGACCGCCGCATGCTGGTCATCACCGGCCCGAACATGGGCGGCAAGTCCACCTACATGAGGCAGAACGCGCTGATCGTGCTGCTGGCCCACATCGGCAGTTTCGTGCCGGCCAGCCGCGCGGTGATCGGCCCGATCGACCGCATCCTCACCCGCATCGGCGCCGGCGACGACCTGGCCAAGGGCCAGTCCACCTTCATGGTGGAAATGGCCGAGACCAGCTACATCCTGCACCACGCCACCAGCCAGTCGCTGGTGCTGATGGACGAGATTGGCCGCGGCACCTCGACCTACGACGGCCTGGCACTGGCCGATGCGGTCGCGCGCCACCTCGCCTACCAGAACCGCTGCTACACGCTGTTTGCCACCCATTATTTCGAGCTGACCGCGCTGGCCGACGAGAGCTTCGAAGGCGGCCCCAGCGGCATCGCCAACGTGCATCTGGACGCGGTCGAGCACGGCGAATCGCTGGTGTTCATGCATGCGGTCAAGGACGGCCCGGCCAACCGCAGTTTCGGCCTGCAGGTAGCCGCACTGGCCGGCCTTCCGAAAACGACCGTGGCCCAGGCCCGGCGTCGCCTCGCCGAACTGGAGCAGCGCGGCGGCGACAGCCACGCTGCCTCGGTCGCACCGCAGGCGCTGGATGCACCGCAGCAGTTCGGCCTGTTCGCCCAGGCCAGCTCCGCCGCACAGGAAGCACTGGCGGCCATCGAGCCGGACGAGCTCACCCCCAAGCAGGCGCTCGAGGCGCTGTACCGGCTCAAGTCGCTGCTGTAA